From a single Ornithorhynchus anatinus isolate Pmale09 chromosome 15, mOrnAna1.pri.v4, whole genome shotgun sequence genomic region:
- the ERN1 gene encoding LOW QUALITY PROTEIN: serine/threonine-protein kinase/endoribonuclease IRE1 (The sequence of the model RefSeq protein was modified relative to this genomic sequence to represent the inferred CDS: inserted 6 bases in 6 codons; deleted 8 bases in 8 codons; substituted 4 bases at 4 genomic stop codons) has product MPGPRTPDPLPRRLLPLLLLLLGPPSFESTSTVTLPETLLFVSTLDGSLHAVSKRTGSIKWTLKEDPVLQIPTHVEEPAFLPDPNDGSLYTVGGKNNEGLTKLPFTIPELVHASPCRSSDGILYMGKKQDIWXVVSLMTARKQQTLSSHLRTSLCPSSSLLYLGKTEYTITMFDTKSRELRWNATYFDYAATLPEENVEYKMSHFVSNGDGLVVTVDSESGDVLWIQNYASPVVAFYIWQREGLQKVLHTNVAVETLRYLTFMSGEVGRITKWKYPFPKGDRDQGKLTKYILCFLLGHPYVGKYSTSLYAXPSMVHEGVAVVPRGSSFPLLEGPQTDGLTIKDNGECVITPSTDLKFASSLKGENKLDYWRNYWLKXGHHETPLSASTKILERFPNSLPKRAENIIPAESEKKSFEEKVIDIVDETSGICLPRLSRYXRDAHPRALCQTXGPSGLMLKDMATIILSTFLLVGWVAFIITYPMSMHQQQQLQHQQFQKQLEEKIQLLQQQQLPFHPAGDLAQDPDFLDVATCGHSESSATSSPNVSPRASNHSLHQHLCDPGARRSQVSKRPSLPHHLPHDETNVVVVGKISXCPRDVLGHGAEGTIVYRGMFDNRDVXVKRIPPECFSFATREVXLLRESDEHPNVIRYFCTERDRQFQYIAIELCTATLPRVRGQKDFSHLGLEPITLLQQTTSGLAYLHSLSIVHRRLKPHNLLISHAPTPTAQIKSLISDFGLSRSWSVGRHDFSRPLRSAGTEGWIAPEMLSEDLQGRPTYTVEIFSAGCVFYYVVSDGNHXFGKSLQRQANXLLGAYSLDCLHPEKHEDIIAHELIEKMIAMDPQKRPSAKHVLKHPFFWGLEKQLQFFQDVSDRIEKESLDGPIVKQLERGGRYVVKMDWRENITVPLPTDLRKFRTYKGGSVRDLLRAMRNKKHHYRELPEEVQETLGSIPDDFVRYFTSRFPHLLAHTYRAMQLCSQERLFQPYYSQEPREPRGEPGPPVTLDGL; this is encoded by the exons ATCCAGTCCTGCAGATTCCAACACATGTGGAAGA gcctgcattCCTCCCAGAT CCCAATGACGGCAGCCTGTACACCGTCGGGGGCAAAAACAACGAAGGCCTGACG AAACTGCCGTTTACTATTCCCGAGTTGGTGCACGCATCTCCATGCCGGAGTTCAGATGGAATTCTCTACATGG GTAAGAAGCAGGACATCTGGTAAGTCGTCTCG CTCATGACCGCGCGGAAGCAACAGACCTTATCGTCGCATTTGAGGACGAGcctctgcccatcctcctccctcctctatctTGGGAAGA CAGAGTACACCATCACTATGTTTGATACCAAGAGCCGGGAACTGCGCTGGAACGCTACTTATTTTGACTATGCAGCCACTCTTCCTGAGGAGAACGTGGAATACA AGATGTCCCACTTTGTGTCCAACGGAGAT GGACTGGTGGTGACAGTGGACAGCGAGTCGGGGGACGTCTTGTGGATCCAGAACTATGCGTCCCCGGTGGTGGCCTTCTACATTTGGCAGCGAGAGGGCCTGCAGAAGGTGCTGCACACCAACGTGGCCGTGGAAACCTTGCGTTACCTCACCTTCATGTCTGGGGAGGTGGGGCGCATCACCAAATGGAAATACCCTTTCCCTAAGGGAGACCGAGACCAAGGCAAATTGAC TAAATATATCCTTTGTTTCCTTCTAGGCCACCCCTATGTCGGGAAATATTCCACTAGTCTCTATG TCCCATCGATGGTGCACGAGGGCGTTGCAGTCGTG CCGCGCGGCAGTTCGTTTCCCCTGCTGGAGGGGCCTCAGACGGACGGC CTCACCATCAAAGACAACGGAGAGTGCGTAATT ACCCCCAGTACGGACCTGAAGTTTGCTTCCAGCCTCAAAGGGGAGAACAAGCTGGATTACTGGAGGAACT ATTGGCTAAAATGAG GGCACCATGAAACCCCACTTTCTGCTTCCACCAAGATTCTGGAGAGGTTTCCCAACAGCCTGCCCAAGCGCGCTGAAAACATCATCCCGGCTGAATCCGAGAAAAAAAGTTTCGAGGAG AAGGTTATCGATATTGTCGATGAAACTTCGGGGATTTGCCTCCCACGACTCTCAAGATATTGAAGAGACGCTCATCCACGAGCTCTCTGCCAAACCTGAGGCCCCAGTGGACTCATGTTGAAGGACATGGCTACGATCATCCTGAGCACCTTTCTACTTGTGGGATGGGTTGCCTTCATCATCACCTACCCCATG AGTATGCATCAGCAACAGCAGCTCCAACACCAGCAGTTCCAGAAGCAGTTGGAGGAGAAGATCCAGCTCTTGCAGCAACAGCAGCTTCCCTTCCACCCAGCTGGTGACCTGGCCCAGGACCCGGATTTCCTGGACGTGGCCACCTGCGGGCATTCGGAGAGCTCAGCCACCAGCAGCCCCAATGTGTCCCCCAGGGCTTCCAACCACTCGCTGCACCAACACCTCTGTGACCCGGGAGCAAGAAGAAGCCAGGTAAGCAAGcgtccttctcttccccatcacctccccc ATGACGAGACCAATGTGGTGGTGGTTGGGAAGATTT TTTGCCCAAGGGACGTCCTGGGACACGGTGCAGAGGGCACGATCGTGTACAG AGGCATGTTTGACAACCGAGACG GCGTGAAGAGGATCCCTCCCGAGTGCTTCAGCTTTGCGACCCGGGAGG AGTTGCTGCGGGAGTCGGACGAGCACCCCAATGTAATCCGCTACTTctgcacagagagagacagacagttc CAGTACATCGCGATCGAGCTGTGTACGGCCACCTTGCCAAGAG TACGTGGGCAGAAGGACTTCTCTCACCTCGGATTAGAGCCAATCACATTGTTGCAGCAGACGACGTCGGGTCTTGCTTACCTGCACTCCCTCAGCATCG TTCATAGGAGACTGAAACCACACAACCTTCTCATCTCCCATGCCCCAACGCCCACGGCCCAGATCAAAAGCCTGATCTCTGACTTTGGCCTGTCAAGAAGTTGG TCGGTGGGCAGGCACGACTTCAGTCGGCCGCTCCGGAGTGCAGGGACAGAGGGCTGGATCGCTCCAGAGATGCTGAGTGAAGATCTGCAAGGGAGACCT ACTTACACAGTGGAA ATCTTCTCTGCGGGTTGTGTGTTTTACTACGTGGTATCCGACGGCAATC CGTTTGGCAAGTCCCTGCAGCGGCAAGCCA ATCTCCTGGGCGCATACAGCCTGGACTGCCTGCACCCAGAGAAGCACG AGGACATTATCGCTCACGAATTAATAGAGAAGATGATCGCGATGGATCCTCAGAAACGGCCTTCGGCTAAGCACGTGCTGAAACACCCGTTTTTCTGGGGTCTGGAGAAACAGCTGCAGTTCTTTCAG GATGTGAGCGACCGAATAGAAAAGGAATCCTTAGATGGACCAATAGTTAAACagctggaaagaggagggagatatGTGGTCAAAATGGACTGGAGGGAAAACATCACCGTTCCTCTCCC CACAGATCTCCGGAAATTCCGAACCTACAAAGGTGGCTCCGTGCGAGATCTCCTCCGTGCCATGAGAAATAAG AAGCACCACTACCGGGAGCTCCCCGAGGAGGTGCAGGAGACCCTGGGCTCCATACCCGATGACTTTGTGCGCTATTTCACATCACGGTTCCCGCACCTCCTCGCTCACACCTACCGTGCCATGCAGCTGTGCAGCCAAGAACGGCTCTTCCAGCCCTACTATTCCCAGGAACCCAGAGAGCCCAGAGGAGAGCCCGGCCCCCCCGTGACGTTGGATGGCCTCTGA